One Rhodospirillaceae bacterium DNA segment encodes these proteins:
- a CDS encoding AMP-binding protein, with amino-acid sequence MLTLTSALHRASKVFGSEPAVIDPEGEYTWAEFVDRIARAASILQSLGVKRGERFGIISRNSFRKAEIMHAGYWMGAIPVPANHRLAPPEIAAIFEDAECRVIAVEDHFRSVLGHQALKAWAGDPIWLVPQTTEIDGNNYESLLATAVPAPMGAVDEDDDAVLQYTGGTTGRSKGVRLTHRNVITNALQIASAIHPKMGDVHLHINPMFHSGDLLTTMFTLVGATHVYVPEFSGPKLFEAIQKYRISFAMLIPGMIIKALQEADPTQYDLSSLQKIWYGGSSLSVEWILKTLDAFKNVQLVQCYGQTESAPAVTLLLPADHAEALETGNTEILSSAGRLLPGMTINIVDANGQDVALGQPGEIVLSGPNLSPGYVNRPEETAAVFRDDRFYSGDIGRMDERGYLYVLDRKVDMVVTGGENVYSSEVEIALSQHPDVLECAVTGVPDDTFGEALLAGIVAAPGKNPTEQELIAHCREFIGGFKIPRRYIFLDNLPKSTLHKVLKHELSALYINALDAQTGEHLIESARE; translated from the coding sequence ATGCTGACACTGACCTCAGCGTTGCATCGGGCGTCCAAGGTGTTCGGGAGCGAACCCGCTGTTATTGACCCGGAAGGTGAATATACCTGGGCCGAATTCGTTGATCGCATCGCCCGTGCCGCAAGCATCCTGCAATCGCTGGGGGTCAAACGCGGAGAGCGCTTCGGGATTATCAGCCGAAACAGTTTTCGCAAAGCCGAAATCATGCATGCAGGGTACTGGATGGGCGCCATACCTGTACCCGCCAACCATCGCCTGGCCCCCCCCGAAATAGCCGCCATCTTCGAGGACGCCGAATGCAGGGTTATCGCGGTGGAAGACCATTTCCGCTCTGTGCTTGGGCACCAGGCGCTGAAGGCATGGGCCGGCGATCCCATCTGGCTTGTTCCGCAGACGACGGAAATCGACGGAAACAACTACGAGAGCTTGCTGGCAACCGCCGTCCCTGCCCCCATGGGCGCTGTGGATGAAGACGACGACGCGGTGCTGCAGTACACCGGCGGCACCACTGGCCGTTCTAAAGGCGTAAGGTTGACTCACCGAAATGTCATTACCAACGCCCTGCAGATCGCCAGCGCCATTCACCCCAAGATGGGTGATGTACATTTGCACATAAATCCCATGTTTCACTCCGGGGATTTGCTAACCACCATGTTTACCCTGGTCGGCGCGACGCACGTCTATGTTCCGGAATTTTCCGGCCCAAAGCTCTTCGAGGCTATCCAGAAATACCGCATTTCCTTCGCCATGCTTATACCCGGAATGATCATCAAGGCCTTGCAGGAAGCCGATCCGACCCAATATGACCTTTCTTCGTTGCAAAAAATTTGGTACGGCGGGTCTTCCCTTTCCGTGGAATGGATACTGAAAACCCTTGATGCCTTTAAGAACGTACAGCTCGTACAATGCTACGGCCAAACCGAGTCCGCGCCAGCCGTGACATTGCTTTTGCCCGCCGATCACGCCGAAGCGCTCGAAACCGGAAACACCGAAATCCTCAGTAGCGCCGGTCGCTTGCTGCCGGGCATGACTATCAACATTGTTGACGCCAATGGTCAGGACGTGGCGCTGGGCCAGCCTGGTGAAATAGTGTTAAGCGGGCCCAACCTTTCCCCAGGCTACGTCAACCGCCCCGAAGAAACAGCTGCAGTGTTTAGGGATGATCGCTTCTATAGCGGCGATATCGGACGCATGGATGAACGGGGTTACCTGTATGTCCTCGACCGCAAGGTCGACATGGTGGTGACTGGCGGCGAGAACGTTTATTCCTCAGAGGTCGAGATCGCCCTCAGCCAGCACCCGGATGTCCTGGAGTGCGCCGTAACCGGGGTCCCTGACGACACCTTCGGCGAAGCACTGCTGGCCGGCATCGTCGCCGCGCCCGGGAAAAATCCCACTGAACAGGAGCTGATCGCGCACTGCCGTGAATTTATCGGCGGCTTCAAAATTCCAAGGCGTTATATCTTCCTGGACAACTTACCTAAAAGCACCTTGCACAAGGTCCTTAAGCACGAACTTAGCGCCCTCTACATCAATGCCCTTGATGCCCAGACAGGTGAACACTTAATTGAAAGTGCGCGTGAGTAG
- a CDS encoding molybdopterin-dependent oxidoreductase: MAKANKSKKTVPIYCSQCSAGPDLMKVEVEDGVATRVVSNFDIEEEHPGGGRVCVKAYGLIQKTYNPNRVKQPMKRTNPNKGRHEDPGFVPITWDEAFGIVGEKMRKLRSKGLLNEEGFPRLAITTGGGGTPVQYMGSFPAFMGAWGKIDQGYGAGQGVKCAHSEHLYGELWHRGFIVTADVPKTNYIISCGLNSDASGGVVGLWREADARDRGVRRVQVEPNMSITGAVAAEWVPIKPKTDAAFLYALINRIIVERPIEETCDLPFLKKRTNSPYLIGPNGWFLRDPESGKPLIWDLADGKAKPFDSDIGDAAIHGQYNVSGVEHGPEDEKIFHQDVEVKPSFQVLTDEMQSFSANWAESECEIPAETIRRIADDYVANACIGEFTEVDGQKVPFRPVAVVLGKGTNNGWGAYSCCWARTMLASLVGALEVPGGTLGTAVKMFRPARTRIGSVVAGEDGFLKYVFNPTSAKDWKRNPSIRNAYETLIPHLTESPWAPALGPAHLPWLFQKETPKNWLRTAPPDIWICYRTNPSISSWNAHEVGQRIAEFPFTVAIAYTMDETNHYADILLPESTDLESTQLIRIGGTKFSQNFWHHEGWAIRQKVVEPLYDTMDMSDISLRLAQEVGIVEDYIEAINNGAAGSRLAREGKYDFSLPKDDPPSSDQVWDSLCKAVSWDMSEGKEVHDLAWFQEHGFMLTDFDEINWYIYPEMERQDLRFEMPYQERLTRHGRQLAHRLKEIGVDWWQEQLKEYEFLPAYYSFSDIWENYAAEFGQDPKDYPFWALTSRSMQYSWGANVGIPMINEMAQNIVGHNGVILNRSSARELGITDGDDIVVESVVGTTEGKAVLREGIRPDSILMIGQFGHWKTPVAKDFGLANLNFVTDISLKLTDNTGSGADLMRVRVYKASERSRYENKVAQ; encoded by the coding sequence ATGGCTAAGGCGAACAAATCAAAGAAAACAGTCCCCATTTACTGCTCGCAGTGCAGTGCTGGGCCCGATCTGATGAAAGTCGAGGTCGAGGATGGCGTCGCCACCCGCGTCGTCTCCAACTTTGATATCGAGGAAGAGCATCCGGGCGGCGGGCGCGTCTGTGTCAAGGCCTACGGCCTCATTCAAAAGACCTACAATCCGAACCGCGTCAAGCAACCCATGAAGCGGACCAACCCCAACAAAGGACGCCACGAAGACCCCGGCTTCGTTCCAATCACCTGGGATGAGGCGTTCGGCATTGTCGGCGAAAAGATGCGAAAACTGCGCAGCAAGGGTCTGCTCAATGAGGAAGGTTTTCCGCGTCTGGCCATCACCACAGGTGGCGGCGGCACCCCGGTTCAGTACATGGGAAGCTTTCCCGCCTTCATGGGCGCCTGGGGCAAAATTGATCAGGGATATGGGGCCGGACAAGGCGTCAAGTGCGCCCATTCGGAACACTTGTACGGTGAATTGTGGCATCGCGGATTTATCGTCACGGCGGATGTGCCAAAGACCAACTATATTATTAGCTGCGGCTTGAATTCCGATGCCTCCGGCGGCGTCGTCGGACTATGGCGCGAGGCCGACGCCCGCGACCGCGGGGTCAGGCGAGTCCAGGTCGAACCGAATATGTCGATTACCGGTGCCGTCGCCGCCGAGTGGGTGCCGATCAAACCGAAAACCGACGCGGCCTTCCTGTACGCCCTCATCAACCGGATAATTGTCGAGCGGCCGATTGAAGAAACATGCGATCTTCCTTTCCTCAAAAAGCGCACCAACTCACCCTATCTGATCGGTCCCAACGGCTGGTTCCTGCGCGACCCGGAAAGCGGCAAACCGCTGATCTGGGATCTTGCCGATGGCAAGGCCAAGCCCTTTGATAGTGACATCGGTGACGCGGCCATTCACGGTCAATACAACGTTTCGGGGGTCGAGCACGGCCCCGAGGATGAAAAGATTTTTCATCAGGATGTAGAAGTCAAACCGTCGTTTCAAGTTCTCACGGATGAAATGCAAAGCTTCAGCGCTAACTGGGCTGAATCAGAATGTGAGATTCCAGCCGAAACCATTCGCCGCATCGCCGACGACTATGTGGCTAATGCCTGCATCGGCGAATTCACTGAAGTCGATGGCCAGAAGGTTCCCTTCCGGCCGGTCGCCGTGGTTCTTGGCAAGGGAACCAATAATGGCTGGGGCGCCTATAGCTGTTGTTGGGCACGCACTATGCTGGCCAGCCTTGTCGGCGCACTTGAGGTTCCTGGGGGCACCCTTGGCACCGCGGTCAAGATGTTTCGCCCGGCCCGAACCCGTATCGGATCAGTTGTCGCCGGCGAGGATGGATTCCTGAAGTACGTCTTCAACCCGACCTCGGCCAAAGACTGGAAGCGCAATCCGAGCATCAGAAACGCTTACGAAACCCTGATTCCGCACCTTACAGAATCTCCCTGGGCGCCAGCCCTTGGGCCCGCCCATCTGCCCTGGTTATTCCAGAAAGAAACCCCGAAAAACTGGTTGCGCACGGCCCCGCCCGACATCTGGATTTGCTACAGAACAAATCCGTCTATCAGTTCGTGGAACGCCCACGAGGTTGGCCAGCGCATCGCCGAATTTCCGTTCACCGTCGCCATCGCTTACACCATGGACGAAACCAACCACTACGCGGACATTCTGCTGCCCGAGTCGACCGATCTTGAAAGCACTCAATTAATCCGTATCGGCGGCACCAAATTTTCGCAAAACTTCTGGCATCATGAAGGATGGGCGATCCGCCAGAAAGTGGTCGAACCGCTTTACGACACCATGGACATGTCGGATATCAGCTTGCGCCTGGCCCAGGAGGTCGGCATCGTCGAAGACTACATCGAAGCCATCAACAACGGAGCCGCCGGATCGCGCCTGGCGCGTGAAGGAAAGTACGATTTCTCGTTGCCCAAGGATGACCCCCCTTCCAGCGACCAGGTGTGGGACAGTTTATGCAAGGCGGTAAGTTGGGATATGAGCGAGGGCAAGGAAGTTCACGATCTTGCCTGGTTCCAGGAACACGGCTTCATGTTGACAGATTTCGATGAAATCAACTGGTACATCTATCCGGAAATGGAACGCCAGGATTTGCGTTTTGAAATGCCTTATCAGGAACGCCTCACTCGTCACGGTCGCCAACTGGCTCACCGCTTGAAGGAAATCGGCGTTGACTGGTGGCAGGAACAGCTTAAGGAATATGAATTCCTGCCCGCCTATTACAGCTTTAGCGATATATGGGAAAATTACGCCGCCGAATTCGGCCAGGACCCGAAAGACTACCCCTTCTGGGCCCTGACATCACGCTCCATGCAGTACTCCTGGGGGGCAAATGTCGGCATTCCGATGATCAATGAAATGGCCCAAAATATCGTCGGCCATAATGGTGTCATCCTCAATCGCTCCAGTGCACGTGAGCTTGGCATCACCGACGGAGACGACATCGTCGTCGAGTCGGTGGTCGGGACGACCGAGGGAAAAGCGGTCCTGAGAGAAGGTATCCGCCCCGACTCAATATTGATGATTGGTCAATTCGGCCATTGGAAAACGCCTGTGGCCAAGGATTTCGGTTTGGCCAATCTTAATTTTGTCACCGATATTTCCCTGAAGCTGACGGACAATACGGGCAGCGGCGCAGACCTTATGCGGGTACGCGTATACAAAGCGTCCGAACGTAGCCGTTATGAAAACAAGGTGGCCCAGTGA
- a CDS encoding 4Fe-4S dicluster domain-containing protein, translated as MQTGTPQTPRWGMVINLNRCVGCQTCTIACKQANDTQPDVQWRRVIDAEFGTYPDVERLFLVVGCQHCANPPCVPVCPTGATRQRADGLVTMDYVTCIGCASCAAACPYQARTIVHQHKWYYGVETPQEAHTRHREREGVAQKCTFCVDRIDEAMEVGLKPGVDWDVTPACAASCPTQAIAFGDFNDAASNVSVLAREKPNFQMHDELGTDPQIRYLYSTPAVPGRSPDDDDERLADPSNCLVGKLQKFWDWRASMNWCFGGLATGFAITGWLAYLLGAMPAQALTTVYAGAAILMAIGLFFVSMKIGRPLRAWRAIMRPQTSWMSRELYMAAVFYAAVLAALIWRHPLAFNIAGLAAVAFLICQSKILHMAKGVPAWRAPLVPSMIIATGLLEGFGLVAMGAYFWQPLQAIPTAALGIVLVVINAAIWLSYAKSAKKEGIPPLARQAISRIGLRLHAVGHVLALIFFVIGATSDAGNLFLAVAGACAIAGGMLLKYSLIMRAGYQQGYRFGALPQRGSGTRAAPHPMVGRVDNPLVEQHG; from the coding sequence ATGCAAACCGGCACTCCTCAAACTCCGCGATGGGGCATGGTCATCAATCTCAATCGCTGTGTCGGTTGTCAAACCTGCACCATCGCCTGCAAACAGGCCAACGACACCCAGCCGGATGTTCAGTGGCGTAGAGTTATCGATGCCGAATTCGGAACCTATCCGGATGTCGAGCGTCTGTTCCTGGTCGTAGGCTGCCAGCATTGCGCCAATCCGCCGTGCGTTCCCGTATGTCCGACCGGGGCCACCCGGCAACGCGCCGATGGTCTTGTGACAATGGATTACGTGACCTGCATCGGCTGCGCTTCCTGCGCCGCCGCCTGTCCCTATCAGGCCCGCACCATTGTTCATCAGCACAAATGGTACTATGGCGTTGAAACCCCGCAGGAAGCCCACACCCGCCACCGCGAGCGCGAGGGAGTGGCGCAAAAATGCACCTTCTGTGTTGATCGCATCGACGAAGCGATGGAGGTCGGATTGAAGCCGGGCGTCGATTGGGACGTGACCCCGGCCTGCGCGGCCAGTTGCCCAACCCAGGCCATCGCGTTCGGCGACTTCAATGACGCCGCCAGTAATGTCTCGGTGCTGGCCCGCGAAAAACCCAATTTTCAGATGCATGACGAATTGGGTACCGACCCGCAAATTCGATATCTGTATTCGACGCCGGCGGTGCCCGGACGCAGCCCTGATGACGACGACGAACGACTGGCTGACCCGTCCAATTGCCTGGTCGGTAAGCTGCAAAAATTCTGGGATTGGCGTGCCTCCATGAACTGGTGCTTCGGCGGCCTGGCTACGGGCTTCGCCATAACCGGCTGGCTGGCTTACCTGTTGGGGGCCATGCCCGCACAGGCGTTGACCACCGTCTATGCTGGGGCGGCGATTTTAATGGCGATTGGTCTGTTTTTCGTATCCATGAAGATCGGTCGGCCCCTGCGCGCCTGGCGGGCCATCATGCGACCGCAAACCTCGTGGATGTCACGCGAACTTTATATGGCGGCTGTCTTCTATGCGGCGGTTCTGGCCGCCCTGATTTGGCGCCACCCGCTGGCTTTCAACATTGCCGGGTTGGCGGCCGTAGCTTTCCTGATTTGCCAGTCGAAGATATTGCATATGGCCAAGGGCGTTCCGGCCTGGCGGGCGCCACTGGTGCCGTCGATGATCATCGCCACGGGACTTTTGGAAGGCTTTGGTCTGGTCGCCATGGGGGCATATTTCTGGCAGCCGTTGCAGGCCATACCAACAGCCGCATTGGGTATTGTGCTGGTGGTCATAAATGCGGCGATATGGCTGTCCTACGCCAAATCCGCAAAAAAAGAAGGCATTCCGCCACTGGCCCGCCAGGCCATTAGTCGCATTGGCTTGCGCCTGCACGCCGTCGGTCATGTCCTTGCTTTGATCTTTTTCGTAATCGGGGCGACCAGCGACGCCGGTAACCTGTTTTTGGCAGTGGCTGGCGCTTGCGCCATCGCCGGTGGTATGCTTTTGAAATACTCACTGATCATGCGCGCCGGTTACCAGCAGGGATATCGGTTCGGGGCATTGCCCCAGCGTGGATCGGGGACCAGGGCGGCCCCCCACCCGATGGTGGGCAGGGTTGATAACCCATTGGTGGAGCAACATGGCTGA
- a CDS encoding indolepyruvate ferredoxin oxidoreductase subunit alpha produces MAERSFAKEIQSLKLGDGDNFEGEGILAVAKAALQAGVSYVGGYPGSPVSQLIDVLSEARDIRDEYGIHLEICTSEASAAAMLGASNNYPARGLVVWKSVAGSNVASDALTYLSSPGVTGGTVIVIGEDYGEGAAAVQERSHAFALKSSIWLLDPRPDLTTIVDTVEKAFDLSEYSHSPVMVMLRIFACHVQGSFTARDNTKPAFSRHNKFSHSIRDYDRIPGGPSLFVQEKAKVEERLPAAKKFIMDHAMNETFEGDLKQIGIITQGGLYNSLMRALERLGLADAYGATRVPVHVLNVTHPLVDEQLAEFCSHKQRVLMVEEGHPEYIEQALNAILRKADVNATIHGKDVLPLVGQYTPEELLAGLARFMELASISTVDTSAPEVALNLQSMADQHLVETIPPRPPTFCTGCPERPIFSAIKLVEEKLGTTYISCDIGCLTYSTLPPFNLSNSLSSYGLGLASSSAMAPMFDKRVISIMGDGGFWHNGLSSGVANAVFNEDDSILIIVNNGYISATGWQPLPSSPKNGSFKDSQMSIQRTLQGVGVKWLHTVRTYDVAKMMRTLSEAVTTTTKGLKVIVAESECMLAKQRRVRAQRSERLKKGQRDVRPRFGIDDDVCTGDHSCIRLSGCPSLTIKQSSDVLRTDPIAHVNNDCVGCGLCGELAHAAVLCPSFYKAQIISNPSLYERLLGKVRTWVIDRLATPEPLKV; encoded by the coding sequence ATGGCTGAACGCTCTTTTGCGAAGGAAATTCAATCCCTTAAACTGGGCGACGGCGACAATTTCGAGGGCGAGGGTATTCTGGCCGTCGCCAAAGCGGCCTTGCAGGCCGGTGTTTCCTATGTCGGTGGTTATCCCGGATCACCGGTCTCGCAATTGATTGATGTTTTGTCCGAAGCCCGGGACATAAGGGACGAATACGGCATCCATCTGGAAATCTGCACCAGTGAAGCAAGCGCTGCGGCCATGCTGGGGGCTTCCAACAACTACCCGGCTCGAGGCCTCGTCGTCTGGAAATCGGTGGCCGGGTCGAATGTCGCATCCGACGCTCTGACCTACCTGTCTTCGCCGGGCGTCACCGGCGGCACGGTCATCGTCATCGGCGAGGATTATGGCGAAGGCGCGGCGGCAGTCCAGGAACGCAGCCACGCTTTCGCCCTGAAGTCCTCAATCTGGCTGCTCGACCCCCGCCCCGACCTTACGACCATCGTCGACACGGTCGAGAAAGCTTTTGATTTGTCGGAATATTCGCACTCCCCGGTGATGGTCATGCTGCGCATTTTCGCCTGTCACGTTCAGGGCAGTTTCACTGCCAGAGACAACACGAAACCCGCCTTTTCCCGCCATAACAAGTTTAGCCACTCAATCCGCGATTACGACCGAATTCCCGGCGGGCCGAGCCTTTTCGTACAGGAGAAAGCCAAGGTCGAGGAACGTCTGCCGGCGGCCAAAAAATTTATCATGGATCACGCCATGAACGAGACTTTCGAGGGTGACCTCAAACAGATCGGCATCATCACGCAGGGCGGTTTGTACAACAGCCTGATGCGCGCCCTTGAGCGGTTGGGACTGGCCGATGCCTACGGTGCCACCAGGGTGCCGGTCCACGTTTTGAACGTAACCCATCCGCTGGTCGACGAGCAACTTGCTGAATTCTGCTCCCATAAACAGCGGGTGCTGATGGTCGAAGAAGGCCACCCGGAATATATTGAGCAGGCCCTCAACGCCATTCTGCGCAAGGCCGATGTCAACGCAACCATTCACGGCAAGGACGTTCTGCCATTGGTCGGACAATACACGCCCGAAGAACTGCTGGCCGGTTTAGCACGTTTCATGGAATTGGCGTCGATCAGCACGGTTGATACAAGCGCCCCTGAAGTCGCCTTGAACCTGCAGAGTATGGCCGATCAGCATCTGGTTGAAACCATCCCACCGCGACCGCCAACCTTCTGCACGGGCTGCCCCGAGCGTCCCATCTTCAGCGCCATAAAGTTGGTCGAGGAAAAACTTGGGACCACCTACATCAGTTGCGACATCGGTTGTTTGACCTATTCCACCTTGCCTCCCTTCAACTTAAGCAACTCGTTATCCAGCTACGGGCTTGGCCTGGCCAGTTCCAGCGCCATGGCACCGATGTTCGATAAAAGGGTCATCTCGATCATGGGAGATGGTGGTTTTTGGCATAACGGTCTTTCTTCCGGTGTCGCCAACGCGGTTTTCAATGAGGACGACTCGATCCTGATCATCGTCAACAACGGCTACATTTCGGCCACCGGATGGCAACCCCTGCCTTCAAGCCCCAAGAATGGCAGCTTCAAGGATTCGCAGATGTCGATCCAGCGTACGTTGCAGGGTGTTGGCGTCAAATGGCTGCACACGGTTCGCACCTACGACGTCGCCAAGATGATGCGCACCCTGAGTGAGGCCGTGACGACGACAACCAAGGGGTTGAAGGTGATCGTCGCCGAAAGCGAATGCATGCTGGCCAAGCAGCGCCGGGTCCGGGCCCAGCGCTCCGAGCGTCTGAAAAAAGGCCAGCGCGATGTTCGCCCGCGCTTTGGGATTGACGATGACGTCTGTACGGGCGATCATTCCTGTATTCGCCTTTCCGGCTGTCCCTCGCTGACCATCAAGCAATCGAGCGATGTTCTGCGCACAGACCCCATCGCCCATGTCAACAATGACTGCGTTGGCTGCGGCCTGTGTGGCGAGTTGGCCCATGCGGCGGTTCTGTGCCCGTCGTTCTACAAGGCCCAGATCATCTCCAATCCGTCTCTGTACGAGCGTCTGTTGGGCAAAGTGCGGACCTGGGTGATCGACCGGCTTGCGACACCTGAACCCTTAAAGGTCTGA
- a CDS encoding indolepyruvate oxidoreductase subunit beta family protein, with translation MAANETPIKILIAALGGDGGGTLTNWIVNAARLQDLPVQATSVPGVAQRTGATSYYIEIFPTANSELNDRKPVFDLYPGPGDVDLVIATELLEIGRAIKRGFVSSTRTTVVASNHRVYALAEKMIMGDGRFGDEAIIKAVDKMSKASIMLDVKQLAEQAGSALNAVLLGVVAASGVLPIKLETFERGISQAGKAVDANLAGFVAGLSSSAQKEPDPGPTAAPAPKGKAEGLKTRIERDFPQAAHAIMFEAAMRCLDYQDPAHADAFVDRLDGVCKLPQVNPEIMIETARHLGRRMTYEDIMRVAQLKTRASRFARVRREVGAEPEQIVQVSEFLKPGPEEIADALPRFLGRPLTLWARANPEKARKIQFGLRVRTDTILGFAMVRMIAAFRRFRRINYRFGEEQAWTDHWLHLVGKAISTDPALAFEVVKCAGLVKGYGDTYKRGAGNFTLIADTLIIPAVNGAQVSADDVARARQAAQTDSQGLALKTILDDISTARSDI, from the coding sequence ATGGCTGCCAATGAAACGCCGATCAAAATCCTGATCGCCGCCCTGGGTGGTGATGGCGGCGGAACGTTGACCAACTGGATCGTCAACGCGGCCCGTTTGCAGGACCTGCCGGTACAGGCGACATCGGTTCCCGGCGTCGCCCAGCGGACCGGCGCCACCTCCTACTACATCGAGATTTTTCCAACCGCCAATTCCGAATTGAATGACCGGAAACCTGTCTTCGACCTGTATCCGGGGCCCGGCGATGTCGATCTGGTGATCGCCACGGAACTTCTTGAAATCGGCCGCGCCATCAAGCGGGGCTTTGTCAGCTCGACCAGAACAACCGTCGTCGCTTCCAACCACCGTGTCTACGCGCTGGCCGAAAAAATGATCATGGGCGATGGCCGTTTCGGGGACGAGGCCATCATCAAGGCCGTGGACAAAATGTCAAAGGCGTCGATCATGCTCGATGTGAAGCAATTGGCAGAGCAGGCGGGCAGCGCCCTGAACGCCGTCCTTCTCGGCGTCGTGGCGGCCAGTGGCGTGCTTCCAATAAAGCTCGAGACCTTTGAGCGCGGCATATCGCAAGCCGGAAAAGCCGTCGACGCCAACCTGGCGGGATTCGTCGCCGGCCTGTCAAGCTCGGCGCAAAAAGAGCCCGATCCTGGCCCGACCGCCGCCCCTGCGCCGAAGGGAAAAGCCGAGGGCCTGAAAACCCGCATCGAGCGCGATTTCCCCCAAGCGGCCCATGCAATCATGTTCGAGGCGGCCATGCGCTGCCTTGATTATCAGGACCCAGCCCACGCCGACGCCTTCGTTGATCGTCTGGACGGGGTGTGCAAGTTACCGCAAGTCAACCCGGAAATTATGATCGAAACGGCGCGCCATCTGGGCCGCCGCATGACCTACGAAGACATCATGCGGGTCGCCCAGTTAAAAACCCGCGCTTCGCGCTTTGCCCGTGTGCGCCGCGAAGTTGGGGCTGAACCTGAGCAAATTGTCCAAGTCAGTGAATTTTTAAAACCGGGGCCCGAAGAAATCGCTGACGCCTTGCCGCGTTTCTTGGGCCGCCCGCTGACCCTGTGGGCGCGGGCCAATCCCGAAAAAGCGCGTAAAATTCAGTTCGGCTTGCGGGTACGAACCGACACCATACTGGGTTTCGCCATGGTTCGCATGATTGCCGCATTCAGACGTTTTCGGCGCATCAATTACCGCTTTGGGGAAGAACAGGCATGGACCGATCACTGGCTGCATCTGGTTGGCAAGGCGATTTCCACAGACCCGGCGTTGGCCTTTGAAGTGGTCAAGTGTGCGGGTTTGGTGAAGGGATACGGCGATACCTATAAGCGCGGGGCCGGTAATTTCACCTTGATCGCCGATACCCTGATCATTCCGGCTGTCAATGGCGCTCAGGTTAGCGCCGACGATGTCGCCAGGGCCCGCCAAGCCGCCCAAACAGATTCTCAGGGTTTGGCGCTTAAGACCATTCTCGATGATATTTCGACTGCTCGGTCTGACATATAA